Proteins encoded by one window of Candidatus Odinarchaeum yellowstonii:
- a CDS encoding isocitrate/isopropylmalate dehydrogenase family protein → MRIYKVMVLPGDGIGPSIMESAIEVLKNTDVRFEFTFYEAGDEALNKYGVAMPKETMEAAVQSELILKGPTGETAKQVVLPLRQELGLFVNLRPARSLPGVKSRLYEGEEANLLIVRENSEGLYSRIETMQEDFAFNTRLITRKATERIMRVACEHALRRRRKLTIVDKSNVLISDVFFRNICRRIGGNYSELEINEMYVDNCAYQLVKNPSQFDVIVTENMFGDILSDLASWIQGGLGLCPGANLSDDKGMFEPVHGAAFHMKNKNYANPTAMILSAKMMLEWVSLKHGDKQAAEAAEKVEKALLTTLAQDKKTPDIGGTLTTKEFTSEIIKNMK, encoded by the coding sequence CCAAGCATAATGGAGTCGGCGATAGAGGTTTTAAAAAACACGGATGTAAGATTCGAATTCACTTTTTATGAAGCAGGAGATGAGGCTTTAAATAAATACGGGGTGGCGATGCCGAAGGAAACCATGGAGGCGGCGGTTCAAAGCGAGCTTATATTGAAAGGCCCTACAGGGGAAACCGCTAAGCAGGTGGTGCTCCCGTTAAGACAGGAGCTCGGTTTATTCGTAAATCTGAGACCTGCCAGAAGCCTTCCAGGGGTTAAATCCAGGTTATATGAAGGGGAGGAAGCTAACCTTTTAATTGTTAGAGAGAACTCTGAAGGATTATATTCTAGAATAGAAACTATGCAAGAAGATTTCGCCTTCAACACAAGATTGATAACTAGAAAAGCCACGGAGAGAATTATGAGAGTCGCCTGCGAACACGCTCTCCGTAGAAGGAGAAAGCTCACCATAGTAGATAAATCGAATGTACTGATTTCAGATGTATTCTTCAGAAATATTTGTAGGCGTATAGGAGGAAACTACTCTGAATTAGAGATCAATGAAATGTACGTGGATAACTGCGCTTATCAACTAGTGAAAAACCCAAGTCAATTCGATGTTATCGTAACCGAGAACATGTTCGGAGATATTTTAAGTGATTTGGCTTCATGGATTCAAGGCGGTTTAGGTTTATGCCCTGGGGCTAATCTCAGCGATGACAAAGGCATGTTTGAGCCAGTGCACGGCGCGGCTTTTCACATGAAGAATAAAAATTACGCTAATCCGACTGCGATGATTCTCAGCGCGAAGATGATGTTAGAATGGGTTAGTTTAAAACATGGAGATAAACAGGCGGCTGAAGCGGCTGAAAAAGTTGAGAAAGCCCTTCTTACAACACTCGCTCAAGATAAGAAAACACCTGACATCGGGGGGACGCTAACCACTAAAGAGTTTACTAGTGAAATAATTAAAAATATGAAGTAA